A region from the Triticum aestivum cultivar Chinese Spring chromosome 3D, IWGSC CS RefSeq v2.1, whole genome shotgun sequence genome encodes:
- the LOC123078891 gene encoding two-pore potassium channel 2 isoform X1, whose translation MIPQPENCKLMNPSSNMSSMEEPLLPLFQRNQKYSSSKQDRSKSCDVPNRCAPSFHPDTNVKASLSTRNHPPATNENTDIVSTPTLQRVRSSPSIFTSIKEAPCAHELGKQSPSAQYTPSITRQAIVSVILYISIGVTVYMTNVEGFKGKSTFKLVDALYFTIISLCTIGYGDIVPCTTFTKVFTCLFLLIGVRFVDIMLNGLLTNVLDKQRTVLLSTMDDNKLNRVFDTYMIDAAKKRSRGKMKVLLALGVVAGTISICTIIVHEVEGLNWIDSFYLSVISVTTVGYGDYGFSTTAGRLSATVCLLVSTLAVGKAFLFLTDLRMDRRNRRTTKWILQKKMDNEPPAADLDNDAAVSKSDFMIYKLKEMGKIDEKDVTMISDQFDQLGLAKCGNVALADIIGNL comes from the exons ATGATACCCCAACCTGAGAACTGCAAGCTCATGAATCCTAGCTCAAATATGTCTTCCATGGAGGAGCCTCTGCTGCCTCTATTCCAGCGTAATCAGAAGTACTCTTCCTCCAAGCAAGACAGAAGCAAATCATGCGATGTCCCAAACAGGTGTGCACCTTCCTTTCATCCAGACACTAATGTCAAAGCTAGCCTCAGTACTCGCAATCATCCTCCAGCCACTAATGAAAACACCGATATAGTATCCACGCCGACTTTACAGCGGGTGCGTTCTTCACCTTCTATATTCACATCAATCAAAGAAGCTCCCTGTGCACATGAGCTTGGCAAGCAAAGCCCTTCTGCACAATACACACCATCAATTACAAGGCAGGCTATTGTTAGTGTCATCCTATACATCTCAATAGGAGTCACGGTGTACATGACAAATGTTGAAGGCTTCAAGGGGAAATCCACGTTTAAGTTAGTGGATGCCCTGTACTTCACCATCATAAGCTTGTGCACCATTGGGTATGGTGACATAGTCCCTTGCACTACCTTCACAAAGGTGTTCACATGCTTGTTTCTACTAATAGGTGTTCGCTTTGTTGACATTATGCTAAATGGACTGTTGACAAATGTGCTAGACAAGCAGAGAACAGTCCTACTTAGCACAATGGATGACAATAAGCTGAACAGGGTATTTGACACGTACATGATCGATGCTGCAAAGAAAAGGTCAAGAGGGAAGATGAAAGTACTACTTGCACTAGGCGTTGTTGCAGGGACTATCTCAATTTGTACAATCATAGTACATGAGGTGGAGGGCCTAAATTGGATTGACAGCTTCTATTTATCAGTCATTTCTGTGACAACAGTTGGATATGGGGATTATGGCTTCTCAACTACAGCTGGAAGGCTCTCCGCGACCGTGTGTCTGTTGGTGAGCACGTTGGCAGTTGGCAAGGCATTCTTGTTCCTAACGGATCTAAGGATGGACAGAAGGAACCGACGAACTACAAAATGGATCCTCCAGAAGAAAATGGACAATGAGCCACCTGCTGCAGACCTTGATAACGATGCAGCTGTAAG CAAATCAGACTTTATGATCTACAAGCTGAAAGAGATGGGGAAGATCGATGAGAAAGATGTCACGATGATCTCAGACCAGTTTGATCAGCTAGGCCTTGCAAAATGTGGAAATGTTGCTCTTGCTGACATAATTGGAAACTTATGA
- the LOC123078892 gene encoding uncharacterized protein isoform X1: protein MAFASWLVAPPPAARAGWRPARAAPRRLVLAASSRGGGPAPAPPTFDRLREQLLQLHAEADLTQSKANSARVRLMRLTEAAENLKKRAVVSVRMGRENEAVELLVQKKKLTNALENIKERIELLDKLSAKISEVISVKQNMLIEHALRPGMATVEDSNDHIRVFSGKIDDRVDETSDSNVAGQSKGSELQMADSFTFSKDHDPTNIMDDHSAYDDFVQHIDSQLSSLQCEIDHYASSQLAKELDTQQSVNDKLHKLSTILKLITETRERIANISDNTVSESGSDGLR from the exons ATGGCCTTCGCGTCGTGGCTAGTGGCGCCGCCTCCTGCCGCGAGGGCAGGGTGGAGGCCCGCGAGGGCGGCCCCTCGCCGGCTCGTCCTGGCGGCATCCAGCCGAGGCGGCGGCCCGGCCCCGGCCCCGCCGACGTTCGACAGGCTGCGGGAGCAGCTCCTCCAACTCCACGCCGAAGCCGACCTCACCCAGTCCAAAG CAAACAGTGCTCGGGTGAGGCTTATGCGGTTGACCGAGGCCGCTGAGAATCTTAAGAAGAGAGCCGTAGTCAGTGTCCGGATGGGCAGAGAGAATGAGGCAGTGGAATTACTTGTGCAGAAGAAGAAGTTGACCAATGCTTTGGAGAACATAAAGGAGCGCATTGAGCTGCTTGACAAGCTTTCCGCAAAGATTAGTGAG GTTATTTCGGTGAAGCAGAATATGTTAATTGAACACGCGTTGCGTCCAGGGATGGCTACTGTTGAAGACTCCAATGACCATATAAGAGTGTTCTCCGGTAAAATTGATGATCGGGTGGATGAGACTAGTGATTCaaacgtggctggccaatccaagGGAAGTGAACTTCAGATGGCTGATAGCTTCACATTCTCCAAGGATCATGACCCAACAAACATCATGGATGATCATTCTGCATATGATGATTTTGTGCAGCATATTGATTCACAGCTGAGTTCATTACAATGTGAAATTGATCACTACGCCAGTTCCCAATTAGCAAAAGAGTTGGACACTCAGCAGTCTGTaaatgacaagttgcacaaattgTCAACCATATTGAAGCTTATAACTGAAACTAGAGAAAG GATTGCTAACATTTCGGATAACACAGTAAGTGAGAGTGGATCTGATGGCTTGAGATGA
- the LOC123078892 gene encoding uncharacterized protein isoform X2, with protein sequence MAFASWLVAPPPAARAGWRPARAAPRRLVLAASSRGGGPAPAPPTFDRLREQLLQLHAEADLTQSKANSARVRLMRLTEAAENLKKRAVVSVRMGRENEAVELLVQKKKLTNALENIKERIELLDKLSAKISEVISVKQNMLIEHALRPGMATVEDSNDHIRVFSGKIDDRVDETSDSNVAGQSKGSELQMADSFTFSKDHDPTNIMDDHSAYDDFVQHIDSQLSSLQCEIDHYASSQLAKELDTQQSVNDKLHKLSTILKLITETRESK encoded by the exons ATGGCCTTCGCGTCGTGGCTAGTGGCGCCGCCTCCTGCCGCGAGGGCAGGGTGGAGGCCCGCGAGGGCGGCCCCTCGCCGGCTCGTCCTGGCGGCATCCAGCCGAGGCGGCGGCCCGGCCCCGGCCCCGCCGACGTTCGACAGGCTGCGGGAGCAGCTCCTCCAACTCCACGCCGAAGCCGACCTCACCCAGTCCAAAG CAAACAGTGCTCGGGTGAGGCTTATGCGGTTGACCGAGGCCGCTGAGAATCTTAAGAAGAGAGCCGTAGTCAGTGTCCGGATGGGCAGAGAGAATGAGGCAGTGGAATTACTTGTGCAGAAGAAGAAGTTGACCAATGCTTTGGAGAACATAAAGGAGCGCATTGAGCTGCTTGACAAGCTTTCCGCAAAGATTAGTGAG GTTATTTCGGTGAAGCAGAATATGTTAATTGAACACGCGTTGCGTCCAGGGATGGCTACTGTTGAAGACTCCAATGACCATATAAGAGTGTTCTCCGGTAAAATTGATGATCGGGTGGATGAGACTAGTGATTCaaacgtggctggccaatccaagGGAAGTGAACTTCAGATGGCTGATAGCTTCACATTCTCCAAGGATCATGACCCAACAAACATCATGGATGATCATTCTGCATATGATGATTTTGTGCAGCATATTGATTCACAGCTGAGTTCATTACAATGTGAAATTGATCACTACGCCAGTTCCCAATTAGCAAAAGAGTTGGACACTCAGCAGTCTGTaaatgacaagttgcacaaattgTCAACCATATTGAAGCTTATAACTGAAACTAGAGAAAG TAAGTGA
- the LOC123078891 gene encoding two pore potassium channel c isoform X2: protein MDDNKLNRVFDTYMIDAAKKRSRGKMKVLLALGVVAGTISICTIIVHEVEGLNWIDSFYLSVISVTTVGYGDYGFSTTAGRLSATVCLLVSTLAVGKAFLFLTDLRMDRRNRRTTKWILQKKMDNEPPAADLDNDAAVSKSDFMIYKLKEMGKIDEKDVTMISDQFDQLGLAKCGNVALADIIGNL from the exons ATGGATGACAATAAGCTGAACAGGGTATTTGACACGTACATGATCGATGCTGCAAAGAAAAGGTCAAGAGGGAAGATGAAAGTACTACTTGCACTAGGCGTTGTTGCAGGGACTATCTCAATTTGTACAATCATAGTACATGAGGTGGAGGGCCTAAATTGGATTGACAGCTTCTATTTATCAGTCATTTCTGTGACAACAGTTGGATATGGGGATTATGGCTTCTCAACTACAGCTGGAAGGCTCTCCGCGACCGTGTGTCTGTTGGTGAGCACGTTGGCAGTTGGCAAGGCATTCTTGTTCCTAACGGATCTAAGGATGGACAGAAGGAACCGACGAACTACAAAATGGATCCTCCAGAAGAAAATGGACAATGAGCCACCTGCTGCAGACCTTGATAACGATGCAGCTGTAAG CAAATCAGACTTTATGATCTACAAGCTGAAAGAGATGGGGAAGATCGATGAGAAAGATGTCACGATGATCTCAGACCAGTTTGATCAGCTAGGCCTTGCAAAATGTGGAAATGTTGCTCTTGCTGACATAATTGGAAACTTATGA
- the LOC123074668 gene encoding transcription repressor MYB5 has product MARRKPPAQHGARSEDGQAQATAPPLKRGPWTAEEDEVLARFVAREGEGRWRTLPRRAGLLRCGKSCRLRWMNYLRPDIKRGPIAEDEEDLILRLHRVLGNRWSLIAGRLPGRTDNEIKNYWNSHLSKKLIAQGLDPRTHMPLAAAPGRAAAPTDKTTWAPTVRPPQPPPPPPPVPPTSSAAGTGCDGRDSPAGGGNDDLAAAMSVDAHDFEGFGDQLLADYAASRGVFNDVMGSPMVDDDTFSSFLDSLMNERQLAADHKGVMNDQGGAI; this is encoded by the exons ATGGCACGACGGAAGCCGCCGGCGCAGCATGGAGCCCGGAGCGAGGACGGCCAGGCCCAGGCGACGGCGCCGCCGCTGAAGCGGGGGCCGTGGAcggcggaggaggacgaggtgctGGCGCGGTTCGTGgcgcgggagggggaggggcggtggcgcACGCTGCCACGGCGGGcgggcctgctgcgctgcggcAAGAGCTGCCGCCTGCGGTGGATGAACTACCTCCGGCCGGACATCAAGCGCGGCCCCATCGCCGAGGACGAGGAGGACCTCATCCTCCGCCTCCACCGCGTCCTCGGCAACCG GTGGTCGCTGATCGCCGGGAGGCTGCCGGGGCGCACGGACAACGAGATCAAGAACTACTGGAACTCGCACCTCAGCAAGAAGCTCATCGCCCAGGGCCTCGACCCGCGGACGCACATGCCGCTCGCCGCTGCTCCCGGCAGGGCGGCAGCTCCTACCGACAAGACGACGTGGGCGCCGACGGTCAGACCGCCGCAacctccgcctccgcccccgccAGTGCCGCCGACCTCGTCTGCCGCTGGAACTGGATGCGACGGCCGTGACAGCCCAGCCGGCGGAGGCAATGACGACCTCGCCGCGGCGATGAGCGTCGACGCCCATGACTTCGAAGGTTTCGGTGATCAGCTTCTCGCCGACTACGCTGCTTCCCGCGGAGTCTTCAACGACGTCATGGGGAGTCCAATGGTGGACGACGATACCTTCAGCTCGTTCCTCGATTCCTTGATGAATGAGCGCCAGTTGGCTGCTGATCACAAGGGTGTGATGAACGATCAGGGCGGCGCTATCTAG